Proteins from one Mercurialis annua linkage group LG7, ddMerAnnu1.2, whole genome shotgun sequence genomic window:
- the LOC126657755 gene encoding ATP-dependent 6-phosphofructokinase 5, chloroplastic, whose protein sequence is MDSVSHSSVAAPKLNFSRRCTRTTHNSSSCGFSLQNSRVSRSRIGGVFAQIPKQHQPPSQLNIDFSDPDWKIKYQQDFERRFNIPHITDSFPDAQPIPSTFCLKMRTPVSEDFAGGYPSDEEWHGYINNNDRVLLKVIHFSSPTSAGAVCIDPDCTWVEQWVHRAGPREKIYFKPEEVKAAIVTCGGLCPGLNDVIRQIVITLEIYGVRKIVGIPFGYRGFSDKDLSEMPLSRKVVQNVHLSGGSLLGVSRGGPDVSDIVDSMEERGINMLFVLGGNGTHAGANAIHNECLKRKLKVAVVGVPKTIDNDILMMDKTFGFDTAVEEAQRAINSAYIEAHSAYHGIGVVKLMGRSSGFIAMHASLASGQIDICLIPEVPFNLHGPHGVLNHLKYLIETKGSAVICVAEGAGQNFLEKTNATDASGNMVLGDVGVYIQQEIKKFFKEMGVHSDVKYIDPTYMIRACRANASDGILCTVLGQNAVHGAFAGYSGITVGICNTHYVYFPIPEVISYPRAVDPNSRMWHRCLTSTGQPDFV, encoded by the exons ATGGACTCTGTTTCGCATTCTTCCGTCGCCGCTCCCAAGCTCAATTTCTCCCGTCGCTGTACAAGAACTACTCACAACTCCTCCTCCTGCGGATTTTCTTTACAGAATTCTCGAGTTTCCAGAAGCAGAATCGGCGGCGTGTTCGCGCAGATTCCGAAGCAGCATCAGCCGCCGTCGCAGTTGAATATTGATTTCAGTGATCCTGACTGGAAAATTAAGTATCAGCAAGATTTCGAACGCCGTTTTAATATTCCGCATATTACGGATTCTTTTCCCGATGCTCAGCCTATTCCCTCCACTTTTTGTCTCAAGATGAG AACTCCGGTTTCTGAGGATTTTGCCGGCGGTTATCCGTCTGATGAGGAGTGGCATGGTTACATTAACAATAATGATAGAGTACTTTTGaag GTCATACATTTCTCGTCCCCGACATCTGCTGGAGCTGTGTGCATTGATCCTGATTGTACTTGGGTTGAACAATG GGTTCATCGAGCTGGCCCTCGTGAGAAAATTTACTTCAAACCAGAAGAAGTCAAGGCAGCAATTGTAACTTGTGGTGGGTTATGCCCTGGTCTCAATGACGTCATCAGACAG ATCGTCATCACACTTGAAATATATGGTGTCAGAAAGATAGTGGGGATTCCTTTTGGTTATCGAGGATTTTCTGATAAAGACTTGAGTGAAATGCCG CTCTCAAGGAAAGTAGTTCAAAATGTTCATCTTTCTGGAGGAAGCTTGTTAGGAGTTTCACGTGGAGGACCTGATGTTAGTGACATTGTGGACAGTATGGAG GAAAGAGGAATCAACATGCTTTTTGTGTTAGGTGGCAATGGTACACATGCCGGAGCAAATGCAATACATAATGAG TGCCTCAAACGAAAGTTGAAAGTGGCTGTAGTTGGTGTACCCAAAACTATCGATAATGATATTTTGATGATGGACAAAACTTTTGGTTTCGACACTGCAGTTGAAGAAGCACAGCGAGCAATAAACTCCGCATATATCGAG GCACATAGTGCATATCATGGCATAGGGGTTGTGAAATTGATGGGTCGAAGCAGTGGATTTATAGCCATGCATGCATCCTTAGCTAGTGGACAAATTGACATATGTTTGATCCCAGAG GTACCCTTTAATTTACATGGCCCTCATGGTGTTTTGAATCATTTGAAATACTTAATCGAGACAAAGGGATCAGCTGTGATCTGTGTAGCAGAGGGAGCTGGACAG AATTTTCTTGAGAAAACTAATGCTACCGATGCATCTGGAAACATGGTACTAGGAGATGTTGGGGTTTATATTCAACAAGAG ATAAAGAAATTTTTCAAGGAGATGGGTGTTCATTCTGATGTGAAGTATATTGATCCAACATACATGATCCGTGCATGTCGCGCAAATGCATCAGATGGAATCTTATGTACTGTTCTTGGACAAAATGCT GTCCATGGTGCATTTGCTGGATATAGCGGAATCACAGTCGGCATATGCAACACTCACTATGTCTACTTTCCGATTCCTGAAGTAATATCTTATCCCAGGGCTGTAGATCCTAACAGCCGAATGTGGCACCGTTGCTTGACGTCAACAGGTCAGCCCGACTTTGTTTAA
- the LOC126656478 gene encoding uncharacterized protein LOC126656478, translating into MDQHMKTHLLDLSDQLNISLQNRPIEQNLHPIMSEKEVEIRGELEMDIERDLEQEIKDGIYHLALRLHRLHHHQEKRNKIVSEVNISIKMEGGTKIEIKETKKELNPHDHQEKAKAGRPRTAKSDKFDWEKSLRKSKVMNKTNVHMDMKLENARRNGGDKVLKLGWKCEN; encoded by the exons ATGGACCAACACATGAAGACACATTTACtag ATTTATCTGATCAACTCAACATCTCATTGCAAAATCGACCG ATTGAGCAAAACTTGCATCCGATAATGTCGGAAAAAGAGGTGGAGATTCGGGGCGAGCTAGAGATGGATATCGAGAGAGATTTGGAGCAAGAAATTAAAGATGGTATATACCATCTTGCACTAAGATTACACAGGCTTCATCATCatcaagaaaaaagaaacaaaatagtATCTGAAGTGAACATAAGCATAAAAATGGAAGGAGGGACCAAGATTGAAATAAAAGAGACCAAAAAAGAATTAAATCCTCATGATCATCAAGAAAAAGCAAAAGCAGGCAGGCCAAGAACTGCAAAATCAGACAAGTTTGATTGGGAAAAGAGTTTAAGGAAAAGTAAAGTGATGAACAAGACAAATGTCCATATGGATATGAAGCTAGAAAATGCAAGAAGGAATGGTGGTGATAAGGTACTTAAATTGGGATGGAAGTGCGAAAATTAA
- the LOC126654573 gene encoding zinc-finger homeodomain protein 1-like — protein sequence MDYEDQEEHDEGEEEEEEMVIPASYDSSSRVKMTANSADQQAPPGGTPPPPLILKARYRECLKNHAVGLGGHAVDGCGDFIAAGAEGTLDALKCAACNCHRNFHRKEFNDSPPPHGGELFFHHPHAAAHHIHHHQVPQFTSYYRTPAGYLHMAPPQQRPLALPSTSGGGQSREDQEDVSNPSGGGGGAFGGGSGGGGSSRKRFRTKFNHEQKEKMLALAERLGWRIQKHDEAVIQQFCNESGVKRHVLKVWMHNNKHTLGKKP from the coding sequence ATGGATTATGAAGATCAAGAGGAGCATGACGAAGGAGAAGAAGAGGAGGAGGAGATGGTGATTCCGGCGAGTTACGACTCGTCTTCACGGGTTAAAATGACAGCAAACTCAGCTGATCAACAAGCGCCACCTGGAGGAACACCGCCGCCGCCACTAATATTGAAGGCGAGATATAGAGAGTGTTTAAAGAACCACGCGGTGGGCCTCGGCGGACACGCGGTGGACGGTTGTGGTGACTTCATAGCTGCCGGTGCTGAAGGTACACTCGACGCGCTGAAATGCGCAGCTTGTAACTGTCACAGAAACTTCCACCGCAAAGAATTCAACGACTCACCGCCGCCGCACGGCGGTGAGCTATTCTTCCACCACCCACATGCTGCAGCTCACCATATCCACCACCACCAGGTCCCACAATTCACATCCTATTACAGAACGCCAGCTGGATACCTCCACATGGCTCCACCACAGCAGAGGCCATTAGCATTGCCGTCAACATCCGGGGGAGGTCAGAGTAGGGAAGATCAAGAAGATGTTTCAAACCCCAGCGGCGGAGGTGGAGGAGCGTTCGGTGGCGGTAGTGGCGGAGGAGGCTCGTCGCGAAAAAGATTTAGAACTAAATTTAACCAcgagcaaaaagaaaaaatgttggCGCTGGCTGAGAGACTGGGATGGAGGATTCAGAAACATGACGAGGCTGTGATTCAGCAGTTCTGTAATGAAAGTGGAGTGAAACGACATGTTCTTAAGGTTTGGATGCATAACAATAAGCACACTCTTGGTAAGAAACCCTAG